A genomic region of Stenotrophomonas sp. NA06056 contains the following coding sequences:
- a CDS encoding PepSY domain-containing protein, whose translation MLKSLTLATVVALAIAPAAQAAPLGMAQVEQTLRKAGYTQIHEIERDDGLWEADVSRADGRFSEVYVDPKTGEIFDEHDSRALLSTEQVLAKAQSQGLREIHSLERDGATWSLEARNARNQRVDVRLSGYDGRILHSERDGWLD comes from the coding sequence ATGTTGAAGTCGCTCACCCTCGCCACCGTCGTTGCGCTTGCCATTGCTCCCGCTGCCCAGGCGGCACCGCTGGGCATGGCCCAGGTCGAACAGACCCTGCGCAAGGCCGGTTACACCCAGATCCATGAGATCGAGCGCGATGATGGCCTGTGGGAAGCCGATGTCAGCCGCGCCGACGGTCGCTTCAGTGAGGTGTATGTGGACCCGAAGACCGGCGAGATCTTCGACGAGCACGATAGCCGCGCACTGCTGAGCACTGAGCAGGTGCTGGCCAAGGCGCAGTCGCAGGGCCTGCGTGAGATCCATTCGCTGGAACGCGACGGTGCGACGTGGTCGCTGGAAGCCCGCAATGCCCGCAATCAGCGCGTGGACGTGCGCCTGAGTGGGTATGACGGCCGCATCCTGCACAGCGAGCGTGATGGCTGGCTGGATTGA
- a CDS encoding HAMP domain-containing sensor histidine kinase, whose product MSPQPSLRRRLLLAGGIGLLLVSALASALLGELFKRSARDRLDNELQQDMLTLLAQAEIDADGQLQLRQEPNDARFQRVFSGAYWQIADGSGKVLLQSRSLWDETLPVAANGAAERNLPGPLQQSLRARVQPVRLPRATQPYVAVVATDRSALDADVAAFRQRSAMALAVLVAAWLAVLASQVHFGLRPLQRLGAQLERVRRGDAQRIDTAGLGAEIAPLGDELNALLDHQQRMVARARTSAQDLAHALKTPLSVLAAEADGEGREWRTTLREQGARMQASVDRYLAAGLTADHRERTPVAAVAQAMCRLMARVHGERALQFQAEGIATDLQFAGASADLEEMLGNLLDNAGKWAQQDVTVTARADEGQLRIDVRDDGPGLAAEALAQVTQRGVRLDERESSSGLGLAIVGDIAASYGGRLALENAHPGLRATLWLPGIVKQ is encoded by the coding sequence GTGAGCCCGCAACCGTCACTGCGACGCCGGCTGCTGCTGGCCGGTGGCATCGGCCTGCTGCTGGTCTCGGCACTGGCCAGTGCGCTGCTGGGCGAACTGTTCAAGCGCAGCGCGCGCGACCGCCTGGACAACGAACTGCAGCAGGACATGCTGACCCTGCTGGCGCAGGCCGAGATCGATGCCGACGGCCAGCTGCAGTTGCGGCAGGAACCCAACGACGCGCGCTTCCAGCGCGTGTTCTCCGGCGCCTACTGGCAGATCGCCGATGGCAGCGGCAAGGTGCTGCTGCAGTCGCGTTCGTTGTGGGACGAGACGTTGCCCGTGGCCGCCAATGGCGCAGCCGAACGCAATCTTCCTGGCCCGCTGCAGCAGTCGCTGCGCGCACGGGTGCAGCCGGTGCGCCTGCCCCGCGCGACCCAACCCTATGTCGCCGTGGTCGCCACCGACCGCAGTGCATTGGACGCGGACGTCGCCGCGTTCCGCCAACGCAGCGCGATGGCGCTGGCGGTGCTGGTTGCCGCGTGGCTGGCGGTGTTGGCCAGCCAGGTGCATTTCGGCCTGCGCCCGCTGCAGCGTCTCGGTGCGCAGCTGGAACGTGTGCGCCGCGGCGATGCACAGCGCATCGATACGGCGGGACTGGGCGCTGAAATCGCGCCGCTGGGCGACGAACTCAATGCGCTGCTGGACCACCAGCAACGAATGGTGGCGCGCGCGCGTACCAGTGCACAGGATCTGGCGCATGCGCTGAAGACACCTTTGAGCGTGCTTGCCGCCGAAGCTGATGGTGAAGGCCGCGAGTGGCGCACCACGCTGCGCGAGCAGGGCGCGCGCATGCAGGCCAGCGTTGATCGCTATCTTGCCGCCGGGCTGACCGCCGATCATCGCGAGCGCACACCGGTGGCAGCGGTGGCGCAGGCGATGTGCAGGCTGATGGCACGCGTGCATGGCGAGCGCGCGTTGCAGTTCCAGGCCGAGGGCATTGCTACCGATCTGCAGTTCGCCGGTGCCAGTGCCGATCTGGAAGAGATGCTTGGCAACCTGCTCGACAATGCCGGCAAGTGGGCACAGCAGGACGTGACAGTGACGGCGCGTGCGGACGAAGGGCAGTTGCGCATCGACGTGCGCGATGACGGCCCGGGTCTGGCAGCCGAGGCGCTGGCGCAGGTCACCCAGCGCGGCGTGCGGTTGGATGAGCGCGAAAGCAGCAGCGGCCTGGGGTTGGCGATCGTCGGCGATATCGCCGCCAGTTATGGCGGGCGGCTGGCGTTGGAGAACGCGCATCCGGGATTGCGTGCCACGTTGTGGTTGCCGGGCATCGTCAAGCAATAG
- a CDS encoding DUF3772 domain-containing protein: MAGVSSFFRTILVRGPWLGLLLCCTLLLAVPALAQDDDPTPKQQLAQIDSTLKDVARKRVDAEATETLGTLSETASQAKRDAEALEKTLQPQLDQLNEQLAQLGDAPKDTTEPPELAAQRRTLTRQRDALVASIAQAKSNAVRAQQLSADIDKQRNAQRTEELGRKVASPLSPALWQQVADQLPNDIARVMPLAQQGRAALTTAIATHGWGTLLLGLAAALVMMFPLRLWLRALGRRFAASERAPDGRLRRSGLAMWLLLVGTLLPGYAVVVLVASLDAIGAIPPRLQSVAEGIQAATFAAAFISALSACLLVPKRPSWRLLNLDDTAALKLRKYAWGAAALAWLSTVLVAIDRATRTSDVTTVAVDGVIALTYLGLIMAMLVTLARLHRRQTAEAEAKLEAQADGQGAAVPVRRSSWLVLARVAGNIAVVAAIVATLMGYVNFAKFVNQQLIGGSIVVLAATLLFKFVDDFSTWLLNADSKVGQTILLSTGLSVSKLEQAGVLLSALLRTFVVLFALLALAAPFGNIGSVVERVASLANGIVINKDLTLQPGRIVTGVLVLLVGIGLTQLLQRWLTDTYLPKTELDLGARNSISTIAGYVGIILVGLWALTAMGLNLKNLALLVSALSVGIGFGLQAIIQNFVSGLILLTERPVKIGDWVKLGDQEGDIKRINVRSTEIQVSDKSTLIVPNSELITKTIRNMTMGNNQGRIQIQFAVPTSTDVASLRQALLDAYGAHTSVLQQPAPSVYIDSIAGGQISINSFAYVASPRQVYGTRSDLYFSLLQILAERNIPLSTPTDIHITRDPEQ; encoded by the coding sequence GTGGCTGGCGTGTCTTCTTTCTTCCGAACGATCCTGGTGCGTGGTCCGTGGTTGGGCCTGCTGTTGTGTTGCACGCTGCTGCTGGCCGTGCCGGCGCTGGCCCAGGATGACGACCCCACACCGAAGCAGCAGCTGGCGCAGATCGACAGCACGCTGAAGGATGTTGCACGCAAGCGCGTGGACGCCGAGGCCACCGAAACGCTGGGCACGCTTTCGGAAACTGCATCACAGGCCAAGCGCGATGCCGAGGCGCTGGAAAAGACCCTGCAGCCGCAGCTGGACCAGCTCAACGAGCAACTGGCGCAGCTGGGCGATGCGCCCAAGGACACCACGGAACCGCCGGAGCTGGCCGCGCAGCGGCGCACGCTGACCCGCCAGCGCGATGCCCTGGTGGCATCGATTGCCCAGGCCAAGTCCAATGCCGTGCGTGCACAGCAGCTGAGCGCGGACATCGACAAACAGCGCAACGCGCAGCGCACCGAGGAACTGGGGCGCAAGGTCGCCTCGCCGCTGTCACCGGCGCTGTGGCAACAGGTGGCCGATCAGTTGCCAAACGACATCGCCCGCGTCATGCCGTTGGCCCAGCAGGGCCGTGCGGCGTTGACCACGGCCATTGCCACCCATGGCTGGGGCACGTTGCTGCTGGGGCTGGCGGCGGCCTTGGTGATGATGTTCCCGCTGCGCCTGTGGCTGCGCGCGCTGGGGCGCCGCTTCGCTGCATCCGAGCGAGCGCCCGACGGCCGCCTGCGCCGCTCCGGCCTGGCCATGTGGCTGCTGTTGGTGGGTACCCTGCTGCCCGGCTACGCCGTGGTGGTGCTGGTGGCTTCACTGGATGCCATCGGCGCGATTCCGCCGCGACTGCAGAGCGTGGCCGAAGGCATACAGGCAGCGACCTTCGCTGCGGCCTTCATTTCCGCGCTCAGTGCCTGCCTGCTGGTGCCCAAGCGACCCTCGTGGCGGCTGCTGAACCTGGATGACACCGCCGCGCTGAAACTGCGCAAGTACGCTTGGGGTGCTGCTGCCCTGGCCTGGCTGAGTACGGTGCTGGTAGCCATCGATCGTGCCACCCGCACCAGCGATGTCACCACGGTGGCAGTGGACGGCGTGATCGCCTTGACCTATCTGGGTCTGATCATGGCCATGCTGGTGACCCTGGCACGCCTGCATCGGCGCCAGACCGCCGAGGCCGAGGCAAAGCTGGAAGCGCAGGCCGACGGCCAGGGCGCGGCCGTTCCGGTACGGCGCAGCAGCTGGCTGGTGCTGGCACGGGTCGCCGGCAACATCGCCGTGGTGGCCGCGATTGTCGCCACCCTGATGGGCTATGTGAACTTCGCAAAGTTCGTGAACCAGCAGCTGATCGGCGGCAGCATCGTGGTGCTGGCGGCAACGCTGCTGTTCAAGTTTGTCGATGATTTCTCCACCTGGCTGCTCAATGCCGACAGCAAGGTTGGCCAGACCATCCTGCTCAGCACCGGCCTCAGCGTGTCCAAGCTGGAACAGGCGGGCGTGCTGTTGTCGGCGCTGCTGCGCACGTTCGTGGTGTTGTTCGCGCTGCTGGCGCTGGCCGCGCCGTTCGGCAATATCGGCTCGGTGGTCGAGCGCGTTGCATCGCTGGCCAACGGCATCGTGATCAACAAGGACCTGACGCTGCAGCCGGGCCGCATCGTCACCGGCGTGCTGGTACTGCTGGTGGGCATCGGCCTGACCCAGCTGCTGCAGCGCTGGCTGACCGACACCTACCTGCCCAAGACCGAACTGGACCTGGGCGCGCGCAATTCGATCAGCACCATCGCCGGCTACGTCGGCATCATCCTGGTGGGCCTGTGGGCGCTGACCGCGATGGGCCTGAACCTGAAGAACCTGGCGCTGCTGGTCAGCGCGCTCTCGGTGGGTATTGGTTTTGGCCTGCAGGCGATCATCCAGAACTTCGTCTCCGGCCTGATCCTGCTGACCGAGCGCCCGGTGAAGATCGGCGACTGGGTGAAGCTGGGTGACCAGGAAGGTGACATCAAGCGCATCAACGTGCGTTCGACCGAGATCCAGGTGAGCGACAAGTCCACGCTGATCGTGCCGAACTCGGAGCTGATCACCAAGACCATCCGCAACATGACGATGGGCAACAACCAGGGCCGCATCCAGATCCAGTTCGCGGTGCCGACCAGTACCGACGTCGCGAGCCTGCGACAGGCGCTGCTGGATGCCTACGGTGCCCACACCTCGGTACTGCAGCAGCCGGCGCCGTCGGTCTATATCGACAGCATTGCCGGTGGCCAGATCAGCATCAACAGCTTCGCCTACGTGGCCAGCCCGCGGCAGGTGTATGGCACGCGCAGCGATCTGTATTTCAGCCTGCTGCAGATCCTGGCCGAGCGGAACATTCCGCTGTCCACGCCGACCGACATCCACATCACCCGCGATCCAGAGCAGTAA
- a CDS encoding lipocalin family protein has translation MTDLPPLKTVTDLKLPRYLGTWYEIARLPMRHEPEGCTDVSAHYTLLDNGNVGVTNRCRMDGEVEEATGEACAIDNDSARLEVSFLPKGLRWLPFAKGDYWVMQVAPDYSVALVGSPDRKYLWLLAREPRLDATVQEHYLAAARLQGFDLSELIQTPHTGHPTA, from the coding sequence ATGACCGACCTGCCGCCCCTGAAGACCGTCACCGACCTCAAGCTGCCCCGCTACCTGGGCACCTGGTACGAGATCGCCCGCCTGCCGATGCGCCACGAACCGGAGGGCTGCACCGACGTATCGGCGCATTACACCCTGCTCGACAACGGCAACGTGGGTGTCACCAACCGCTGCCGCATGGACGGCGAGGTCGAGGAAGCCACCGGCGAGGCCTGCGCGATCGACAACGACAGCGCGCGGCTGGAAGTCAGCTTCCTGCCCAAGGGCCTGCGCTGGCTGCCCTTCGCCAAGGGTGACTACTGGGTGATGCAGGTGGCGCCGGACTACAGCGTTGCCCTGGTCGGCAGCCCGGACCGCAAGTACCTGTGGCTGCTGGCGCGTGAGCCGCGGCTGGATGCCACCGTGCAGGAACATTATCTGGCAGCCGCACGCCTGCAGGGCTTCGATCTGTCCGAACTGATCCAGACCCCGCATACCGGCCACCCCACTGCCTGA
- a CDS encoding PepSY domain-containing protein, producing MLSSLSLLLALASAPTATGPAQDPAQQVARRAVQQGRYVPLESVVRDALKRHPGQLLEVELDDGVYEVEILRADGVVVELDYDARNGRLLKTELDD from the coding sequence ATCCTCTCTTCCCTGTCCCTGCTGCTGGCCCTGGCCAGCGCCCCGACCGCCACCGGCCCTGCCCAGGACCCGGCGCAGCAGGTTGCGCGCCGGGCCGTGCAGCAGGGCCGCTACGTGCCGCTGGAAAGCGTGGTGCGCGATGCGCTCAAGCGCCACCCCGGCCAGCTGCTGGAAGTGGAGCTTGACGACGGCGTGTACGAAGTGGAGATCCTGCGCGCCGACGGCGTGGTGGTGGAGCTGGACTATGATGCGCGCAACGGCAGGCTGCTGAAGACGGAGCTGGACGACTGA
- a CDS encoding phosphoglycerol transferase I, whose product MLWILLLSLLLLSWLFLASAKWVWWKAGLFSLLLLALSAWWLIDKLSGDGLNAATLYHLGADMEGAGVADFKGYIAGFIVLAAVSLLPLFATRVKRWRRPTAGGAWFAGFAALWVATIMISPLARDGQRLYQQLRPVDFARIAPEYQVPTQALQRPRNIVWIYGESLERTYLDEAVFPGLMPNLNRLAAKSLDVRGLASAEGGGWTIAGLVSSMCGVPLTTSQGDENSMDRMGSFLPKAVCLGDYLKQQGYTNHYLGGANGQFAGKGQFLASHGFDEVHDLAWFKQQKKIGRIHYSAWGVHDDVLLDTAYQRFEQLSRQDAPFMLTTLTMDTHHPAGHLPVACKGERYQSQYGNIGMLNALKCTDRLISQLVERILASPYGKDTLIVIASDHLAMPNDLSHILTKQKRENLLLFLGDGVTPRQLAAEDGSTLDSGATLLSLLDPNLQTMGFGRSLLDDKRAPSASAAARRDGGRDYPQYLAFARSLWLGEPTRQLKIDGDDQVVVGLQHVQPPVLLEYDKDWDLKSVYLENTSRQFDDADPDNTLAYVDRCTAFEDGSADGDWCALLVNRDNGIKLYRDGELRNGIGVDAPLDAFQGPRPSVRQAHMITQKGRRTRAGQYMLQLVASTRPDRGFWIEAVSSQRKVVLAQQWVQPDADGKINVSFGLDHEVDDLEIRAWLNHAEKLAVDTFALVPSRGRPRG is encoded by the coding sequence GGCGCTCAGTGCGTGGTGGCTGATCGACAAGCTGTCCGGCGACGGACTCAACGCCGCCACCCTGTATCACCTGGGTGCGGACATGGAAGGCGCTGGTGTCGCCGACTTCAAGGGCTATATCGCCGGCTTCATCGTGCTGGCGGCAGTGTCGCTGCTGCCGTTGTTTGCCACGCGGGTGAAGCGCTGGCGCCGTCCCACAGCCGGTGGTGCATGGTTTGCCGGTTTCGCCGCGCTGTGGGTGGCCACGATCATGATCAGCCCACTGGCACGCGATGGCCAACGCCTTTACCAGCAGCTGCGCCCGGTGGATTTCGCCCGTATCGCCCCCGAATACCAGGTGCCCACGCAGGCCCTGCAGCGCCCGCGCAACATCGTGTGGATCTACGGCGAAAGCCTGGAGCGCACCTATCTGGATGAGGCCGTGTTTCCCGGCCTGATGCCCAATCTCAACCGCTTGGCCGCCAAGTCACTCGATGTCCGCGGGCTGGCCTCGGCCGAGGGTGGCGGCTGGACCATCGCCGGCCTGGTGTCATCGATGTGCGGCGTACCGCTGACCACCTCGCAGGGCGATGAGAACAGCATGGACCGGATGGGCAGCTTCCTGCCCAAGGCCGTGTGCCTGGGCGACTACCTGAAGCAGCAGGGCTACACCAACCACTACCTGGGCGGTGCCAACGGCCAGTTCGCCGGCAAGGGCCAGTTCCTGGCCAGCCATGGCTTCGATGAAGTGCATGACCTGGCGTGGTTCAAACAGCAGAAGAAGATCGGCCGCATCCATTACTCCGCGTGGGGCGTGCATGACGACGTGCTGCTGGACACGGCCTATCAGCGCTTCGAGCAGCTGTCGCGGCAGGACGCGCCGTTCATGCTTACCACGTTGACCATGGACACGCACCACCCGGCCGGGCATCTGCCGGTGGCCTGCAAGGGCGAGCGCTACCAGAGCCAGTACGGCAACATCGGCATGCTCAATGCCCTGAAGTGCACCGACCGCCTGATCTCGCAGCTGGTCGAGCGCATCCTGGCCAGCCCCTATGGCAAGGACACGCTGATCGTGATTGCCTCCGATCACCTGGCCATGCCCAATGACCTCAGCCATATCCTGACCAAGCAGAAGCGCGAAAACCTGCTGCTGTTCCTCGGTGACGGCGTGACCCCGCGCCAGCTGGCGGCCGAAGACGGCTCGACGCTGGATTCCGGTGCCACCCTGCTCAGCCTGCTCGATCCGAACCTGCAGACGATGGGCTTTGGCCGTTCGCTGCTGGATGACAAGCGCGCGCCGAGTGCCAGCGCCGCCGCACGCCGCGATGGCGGCCGTGACTACCCGCAGTACCTGGCCTTCGCGCGCTCGCTGTGGCTGGGTGAACCGACCCGGCAGCTGAAGATCGACGGCGATGACCAGGTGGTGGTGGGCCTGCAGCACGTGCAGCCGCCGGTGCTGCTGGAGTACGACAAGGACTGGGACCTGAAATCGGTGTACCTGGAAAACACCTCGCGCCAGTTCGACGACGCCGACCCGGACAACACGCTGGCCTATGTCGATCGCTGCACCGCGTTCGAGGATGGCTCGGCCGACGGCGACTGGTGCGCGCTGCTGGTGAACCGCGACAACGGCATCAAGCTGTACCGCGATGGCGAGCTACGCAACGGCATCGGCGTGGATGCCCCGCTGGATGCGTTCCAAGGTCCCCGCCCCAGCGTGCGCCAGGCGCACATGATCACGCAGAAGGGCCGCCGTACCCGTGCCGGCCAGTACATGCTGCAGTTGGTGGCCAGCACGCGGCCCGATCGCGGGTTCTGGATCGAAGCGGTGTCCTCGCAGCGCAAGGTGGTGCTGGCCCAGCAGTGGGTGCAGCCCGATGCCGATGGCAAGATCAACGTGTCGTTCGGTCTCGACCACGAAGTGGACGACCTGGAGATCCGCGCGTGGTTGAACCACGCCGAGAAGCTGGCGGTAGATACGTTCGCACTGGTGCCCTCGCGCGGGCGGCCGCGGGGGTAA
- a CDS encoding response regulator transcription factor codes for MRILLAEDDAALAERLQPLLEQAGYVVDVVADGRQAEEIGQVEDLQAAIVDLGLPGLDGLSVIERWRGNGRDFPVLVLTARGRWHDKLAGFDAGADDYLTKPFQADELVLRLRALIRRSHGHASPRLQCGPLQLDVNAGRFDLDGQALALSPQEFRLLSYFIHHNGQVIGRDRLGEHVFDGGHDPDSNALDVLLGRVRRKLGTDLIQTVRGQGWRLAAP; via the coding sequence ATGCGCATCCTGTTGGCCGAAGACGATGCCGCATTGGCCGAGCGCCTGCAGCCGCTGCTGGAACAGGCCGGTTACGTGGTCGACGTGGTGGCCGATGGTCGCCAGGCCGAGGAGATCGGCCAGGTGGAAGACCTGCAGGCGGCGATTGTCGATCTGGGCCTGCCCGGGCTGGATGGCCTGAGCGTGATCGAGCGTTGGCGTGGCAATGGCCGCGACTTCCCGGTGCTGGTGCTGACCGCACGCGGGCGCTGGCACGACAAGCTGGCCGGCTTTGATGCCGGCGCCGACGACTACCTGACCAAACCCTTCCAGGCCGACGAACTGGTGCTGCGCCTGCGCGCGCTGATCCGTCGCAGCCATGGCCATGCCAGCCCACGCCTGCAGTGCGGCCCGCTGCAGCTGGACGTCAATGCCGGGCGCTTCGACCTGGACGGCCAGGCACTGGCGCTGAGCCCGCAGGAATTCCGCCTGCTCAGCTACTTCATCCACCACAATGGCCAGGTGATCGGCCGCGACCGCCTGGGTGAGCACGTATTCGATGGCGGCCACGATCCCGATTCGAATGCACTGGACGTGCTGCTGGGCCGCGTGCGCCGCAAGCTTGGCACCGATCTGATCCAGACCGTACGCGGCCAGGGCTGGCGGTTGGCCGCGCCGTGA
- a CDS encoding DUF6122 family protein produces MSARAIFHLFLHAAVPALLAWLFWRKRFASAWLLLLLGWIIDLDHLLADPIYAPNRCSIGFHPLHTAPAIAVYAGLCVPKKTRLVGIGLMIHIALDAIDCWWMHHR; encoded by the coding sequence ATGAGCGCCCGCGCGATCTTCCATCTGTTCCTGCATGCCGCCGTGCCAGCCCTGCTGGCATGGCTGTTCTGGCGCAAGCGCTTTGCGTCGGCGTGGCTGTTGCTGCTGCTGGGCTGGATCATCGACCTGGACCATCTGCTGGCCGATCCGATCTATGCCCCGAACCGCTGCAGCATCGGCTTCCACCCGCTGCATACCGCACCGGCGATTGCCGTGTATGCGGGCCTGTGCGTACCGAAGAAGACGCGGTTGGTGGGGATTGGTTTGATGATCCACATCGCGCTGGACGCGATTGATTGCTGGTGGATGCACCACCGCTGA
- a CDS encoding FAD-dependent oxidoreductase — MDLKSGYPWWAVRNGLIQAFPPLEQDLHCDVLVVGGGITGALIADELSAHGHDVAVIEQRDIGWGSTAASTALLQYEIDTHLLELAAQYGNDAAALAYRACADAIPALRQVARGLKDVDFKQMDSLYLASRRRDVPRLMAEGEARRGIGLDARWLDREALQERFSVDAGGALLTRQAARVDPYRLAYGLLERVCKRGGVVHDRTVLHALTPSARGVTARTESGVQIRARHVVLAMGYANQQWLDPRVARNRSSYAFITDPINADELGWLQRTMVWESARPYLYLRATGDRRLLVGGLDDAIDVPARRDGRVESKARKLMKQLMQWFPHLQPTPAFSWAGTFAETADGLPFFGPHAQWGPRVQFAMAYGGNGITYSMIGAGLLRAGVERRKHPLAGLFGFGRL, encoded by the coding sequence ATGGACCTGAAGAGTGGATACCCGTGGTGGGCGGTGCGCAACGGCCTGATCCAGGCCTTCCCGCCGCTGGAGCAGGATCTGCACTGCGATGTGCTGGTGGTCGGTGGCGGCATCACCGGCGCGCTGATCGCCGATGAGTTGTCTGCCCATGGGCACGACGTGGCGGTGATCGAGCAGCGTGACATCGGCTGGGGCAGCACCGCAGCCAGTACCGCGTTGCTGCAGTACGAAATCGACACCCACCTGCTGGAGCTGGCCGCGCAGTATGGCAACGACGCTGCGGCGCTGGCTTACCGGGCATGCGCCGATGCGATCCCGGCCCTGCGCCAGGTGGCACGCGGCCTGAAGGACGTGGATTTCAAGCAGATGGACAGCCTGTACCTGGCCAGTCGCCGCCGTGACGTACCGCGGCTGATGGCCGAAGGCGAGGCCCGCCGTGGCATCGGCCTGGATGCGCGCTGGCTGGACCGGGAAGCGCTGCAGGAACGTTTCAGCGTCGATGCCGGCGGTGCGCTGTTGACCCGTCAGGCGGCGCGCGTGGATCCGTACCGTCTGGCCTATGGCCTGCTCGAGCGTGTGTGCAAGCGCGGCGGCGTGGTGCATGACCGCACCGTGCTGCATGCCCTCACCCCCAGCGCGCGCGGCGTGACCGCACGCACCGAATCCGGAGTGCAGATCCGTGCCCGCCACGTGGTGCTGGCGATGGGCTATGCCAACCAGCAATGGCTGGACCCGCGCGTGGCACGCAACCGCAGCAGCTATGCCTTCATCACCGACCCGATCAACGCCGACGAGCTGGGCTGGCTGCAGCGCACCATGGTGTGGGAGAGCGCGCGCCCCTACCTGTACCTGCGCGCCACCGGCGACCGGCGGCTGCTGGTGGGCGGGCTGGACGACGCCATCGATGTTCCCGCCCGCCGCGATGGCCGGGTGGAAAGCAAGGCCCGCAAACTGATGAAGCAGCTAATGCAGTGGTTCCCGCACCTGCAGCCGACCCCGGCGTTTTCGTGGGCGGGCACCTTTGCCGAGACCGCCGACGGCCTGCCGTTTTTCGGGCCGCATGCGCAATGGGGCCCGCGGGTGCAGTTCGCCATGGCCTACGGTGGCAACGGCATCACCTATTCCATGATCGGCGCCGGGCTGCTGCGGGCGGGGGTCGAGCGGCGCAAGCATCCACTGGCGGGGCTGTTCGGGTTCGGGCGGCTGTAA